A window of Trichoderma atroviride chromosome 3, complete sequence contains these coding sequences:
- a CDS encoding uncharacterized protein (EggNog:ENOG41~TransMembrane:1 (o591-610i)) — translation MASQSASGGASFSLFPNPNFSKPMPRTQTPRSRRSESRERRAVTPQQQLQDSRAGTPGASSSPVLAPVSSPQTGRQTPQQRAHTPLDISHPLEAVSEAALDHHNPPPTANIDEQPVDRPRLTIEVPRQANASILPPQVLASGSSNPPQNYIAKPLLLFDQPPSFAPPPTAPPAMRSMFPTYNPELPLDQQNYGPTQMNPSGMPRAVVSRQSYFEDPETASERPPVRSPPFRVPTRPQNPPIIPAISTTEQLQDLWKVTNGWQASGSEGRVYCLKLTQQKDAPVYTLSSASQPFYSLRLDPTSASAYVSLSRHDPSKIYKAPKSASGSPASIFNGIRSGNNRASDNKHWQEALTTTLEEESRKHSPNDGLAALLMPCAATKIVLDRADDPVTVAAAERECGRLVWDDDSASHYLVHPALATPFCVTVENCAAWSRVEYTLEHHESPQHLAKLTRDGTGTGWLEIDTGVASKIESFYIVDVAVTALLLVAAMEDRNSPNTVIDAFEAPPVPEPPRQSRSLSSALSRHRDDDGSKKSKKDKKDKKRQRMEQFEIDIESQDDSLGKGSKKAEAEDKLPFLIRAIVKLAKGLFNCFIWFLTIGFACVKGVFKVFYKCVGSKY, via the coding sequence ATGGCTTCGCAATCAGCCTCTGGCGGCGCCAGCTTCTCACTCTTCCCCAATCCCAACTTCTCCAAGCCTATGCCGCGTACCCAGACACCTCGATCCCGCCGTTCAGAATCCCGCGAACGTCGAGCAGTTACACCACAGCAGCAACTCCAGGACAGTCGTGCTGGAACACCGGGTGCTTCGTCTTCACCAGTGCTTGCTCCTGTATCATCGCCTCAAACCGGCCGGCAGACGCCGCAGCAGAGGGCCCATACCCCATTGGACATCAGTCATCCTTTGGAAGCAGTATCAGAGGCGGCTCTAGATCATCATAACCCTCCACCGACTGCCAACATAGACGAGCAACCAGTTGATCGCCCCCGACTGACCATCGAGGTTCCTCGGCAAGCAAATGCTTCCATCTTGCCACCTCAGGTACTGGCAAGCGGCAGCAGTAACCCGCCGCAGAATTATATCGCCAAGCCTCTTCTATTATTTGACCAGCCACCATCGtttgcgccgccgccaacagcGCCGCCGGCAATGCGCTCCATGTTTCCAACATACAATCCTGAATTACCCCTTGATCAGCAAAACTACGGCCCAACCCAGATGAATCCATCTGGCATGCCTAGGGCTGTGGTCAGTCGCCAGAGCTACTTTGAAGATCCTGAGACTGCATCTGAGCGTCCACCTGTGCGCAGTCCGCCATTCAGAGTTCCTACTCGCCCTCAAAATCCTCCAATCATCCCTGCCATCAGCACTACCGAACAGCTTCAAGACCTGTGGAAAGTCACAAACGGCTGGCAAGCATCTGGTTCGGAAGGGCGTGTTTACTGCCTAAAGTTGACACAGCAAAAAGATGCTCCTGTCTACACTCTTTCCTCCGCCTCCCAGCCTTTTTATAGCCTCCGCTTGGACCCTACATCTGCTTCTGCCTACGTGTCACTGAGCAGACACGACCCCAGCAAGATTTACAAGGCTCCCAAATCAGCATCAGGCTCTCCCGCAAGCATTTTCAACGGTATTCGAAGCGGCAACAACCGAGCCTCAGACAACAAGCATTGGCAAGAAGCATTAACTACAACACTCGAAGAAGAATCGCGTAAGCATTCCCCAAATGACGGTCTTGCTGCCCTTCTTATGCCCTGTGCCGCGACAAAGATAGTCTTGGATAGGGCAGACGACCCTGTCACagttgcagctgcagagaggGAGTGTGGCAGACTTGTATGGGACGACGATAGTGCAAGCCACTATTTGGTACATCCTGCCCTGGCAACGCCATTCTGCGTTACCGTTGAAAACTGTGCCGCCTGGTCTCGTGTCGAATATACGCTGGAACACCACGAATCGCCACAGCATCTCGCCAAGCTCACGCGAGATGGCACCGGCACTGGGTGGCTCGAGATTGACACTGGTGTAGCGTCCAAAATCGAGTCATTCTACATTGTGGATGTGGCCGTTACCGCACTGCTTCTTGTGGCTGCCATGGAAGACAGGAACTCACCAAACACCGTCATCGACGCATTCGAGGCACCGCCAGTACCGGAACCTCCCAGGCAATCAAGGAGCTTGAGCAGTGCACTGAGCCGACACCGCGACGATGACGGCAgcaaaaagagtaaaaaggacaagaaagacaagaagcGCCAGAGAATGGAGCAGTTCGAAATTGATATCGAAAGCCAGGACGATAGTTTAGGCAAGGGGAGTAAaaaggctgaagctgaagataAACTGCCCTTCCTAATACGAGCCATTGTCAAACTGGCAAAGGGGCTGTTCAACTGTTTTATATGGTTTCTTACAATTGGCTTTGCATGCGTTAAAGGAGTATTCaaggttttttataaatGCGTGGGATCTAAATATTAA
- a CDS encoding uncharacterized protein (BUSCO:EOG092D3QEX) translates to MSSLRNSIQRRNHKERAQPLERKRLGLLEKHKDYSLRAKDYNQKKKQLKALRERAADRNEDEFYFGMMSRKGPGSKIKTGKTWNGRVEGDRGNKDLDMDTVRLLKTQDLGYVRTMKQVAVKELARLEEQFVLMKGLDQLAEEDDDEDDDDDYDDYDSGASKRRRTSAPRKIVFADDEAEREEIIEIDEDKKPEKREDQNDAFDRAENLGELKRRLEHSRKKVKALMTAESKLEVQQAKTAKTATSGGTTRRGKKIMVRQRKR, encoded by the exons ATGTCGTCTTTGCGAAATTCAATTCAGCGGCGCAACCACAAGGAGCGTGCGCAGCCCCTCGAGCGCAAGCGCCTCGGTCTTCTCGAGAAGCACAAG GACTACTCTCTACGTGCCAAGGACTAcaaccagaagaagaagcagctcaaggctCTCCGAGAAAGGGCTGCCGACCgcaatgaagatgaattCTACTTTGGCATGATGTCGCGCAAGGGCCCCGGCTCGAAAATCAAGACTGGCAAGACCTGGAACGGCCGAGTCGAAGGCGATCGCGGAAACAAGGACCTGGACATGGACACGGtgcggctgctgaagacACAGGACTTGGGATACGTAAGGACGATGAAGCAGGTTGCCGTGAAGGAACTAGCGAGATTGGAAGAGCAGTTTGTCTTGATGAAAGGACTGGATCAATTGGctgaggaagacgacgacgaagacgacgatgatgactATGACGACTACGACTCAGGTGCTTCAAAAAGACGGCGGACAAGCGCGCCCCGAAAAATCGTCTTCGcagacgacgaggccgagcgaGAGGAAATCATAGAAATCGACGAGGACAAGAAGCccgagaagagggaagacCAGAACGACGCATTCGACAGGGCAGAAAACCTCGGCGAGCTGAAGCGCAGGCTGGAGCACTCGCGCAAAAAAGTAAAGGCGCTAATGACGGCCGAGAGCAAGCTCGAGGTCCAGCAggccaagacggccaagacggcgacgTCGGGCGGCACGACGAggagggggaagaagatTATGGtgaggcagaggaagagatag
- a CDS encoding uncharacterized protein (BUSCO:EOG092D1HYF) yields MGPLVGSRGLALRRCACASSFASVPRQVIYRNSRFYSQAAKDEAGSSAQRASLLDLWSKYQANDELLGLHSEDIYVGLLGKSRNVSKHLSFADLTTPSGEVIQICSSAERDDKAHDDFRQVPAFSPVLIRIKQHEAAGVAESNISDGSSKKTVYLDSIRALNSVPKNLIVTPEVQFPPTKRHLQIRFHPELQARLQFRSWLKGMLNQSLLEKGFTDIETPTLFKSTPEGAREFLVPTRQKGTAYALSQSPQQYKQVLMASGIMRYMQWARCYRDEDSRADRQPEFSQLDMEWAFAGAETVQKDINDIVLAALTALQPARSYKEIRGEVVPVVADIPATPPPADQPVAHQFTNITFADSIAAYGSDKPDLRIPLRIHALPNLDPFQHFVSMITHMSDPLIEAFALPLNDCSPSEAQRFMIKFMDELPASLGKNPDGKPQILVYDSSKPLCGFSSLGFEYERVLDLLSENKGLNDGDLVVFQARERPAGQYYSGSTKIGDIRNLLWKSLIDAGYMETPRLGEPGSLQFAWVTEFPMFKPVEEGEPGQEGAAGIAAAHHPFTAPLSQKDLELLFTDPLEAKSAAYDLVLNGVEIGGGSVRNHIADVQDFIMRDVLKMTDKRIKDFAHLFEALRSGCPPHAGFALGFDRFAALMTGTPTVRDVIAFPKTMKGEDPFVQSPSKLSNEQLAPYGLQLGSKSS; encoded by the exons ATGGGGCCTCTTGTTGGTTCCCGCGGCCTGGCATTGCGGCGTTGTGCTTGTGccagcagctttgcttcCGTTCCTCGACAGGTGATTTACAGAAACAGCCGATTTTACTCacaagctgccaaagatgagGCGGGAAGCTCAGCACAGAGGGCCAGCTTGTTAGATCTCTGGAGTAAAT ACCAAGCTAATGACGAGTTACTTGGTCTTCACTCAGAGGACATCTACGTGGGGCTGTTGGGCAAGAGCCGTAATGTCTCAAAGCATCTTTCATTCGCAGATCTCACCACGCCGTCGGGCGAAGTCATTCAGATCTGCTCCAGTGCAGAGAGAGATGACAAGGCTCATGATGATTTCCGCCAAGTTCCCGCTTTCAGCCCCGTTCTCATTCGCATAAAGCAACATGAAGCCGCAGGTGTGGCCGAGTCAAATATCAGTGACGGCTCATCAAAAAAGACCGTTTATCTCGACAGCATACGTGCGTTGAATAGCGTCCCAAAGAATCTCATCGTAACACCCGAAGTCCAGTTCCCTCCGACAAAGAGGCATCTCCAGATTCGATTTCACCCAGAATTGCAAGCCAGACTCCAATTCAGGTCATGGCTGAAAGGAATGCTCAATCAAAGCCTGCTTGAAAAGGGCTTTACGGATATAGAGACTCCAACCTTGTTCAAATCCACGCCAGAAGGAGCCAGAGAATTTCTTGTTCCTACACGACAGAAAGGCACTGCCTACGCTCTAAGCCAGAGCCCACAGCAGTATAAACAGGTCCTTATGGCCAGTGGTATTATGCGCTATATGCAGTGGGCACGATGCTATCGCGATGAAGATTCTCGGGCCGACCGACAACCAGAATTCTCACAG CTTGACATGGAATGGGCTTTCGCCGGTGCTGAGACGGTGCAAAAGGACATCAATGATATTGTCCTGGCAGCTCTGACTGCTCTGCAGCCAGCACGTAGCTACAAGGAGATTCGAGGAGAAGTGGTCCCTGTTGTTGCCGATATACCTGCCACTCCTCCACCTGCAGACCAGCCTGTTGCCCACCAATTTACAAACATTACCTTTGCAGATAGCATTGCTGCCTATGGCTCCGACAAACCAGATCTTCGTATTCCTCTAAGG ATACATGCCCTTCCCAATCTTGACCCTTTCCAACACTTTGTCAGCATGATAACCCACATGTCCGATCCTCTTATAGAAGCTTTTGCATTGCCGCTGAATGATTGCTCTCCTTCGGAAGCGCAAAGGTTTATGATCAAGTTTATGGACGAGCTCCCCGCTTCTCTAGGAAAAAATCCCGACGGCAAACCTCAAATTCTTGTCTATGATTCCAGCAAACCGCTGTGCGGGTTCTCTTCACTAGGGTTTGAATACGAACGCGTTTTAGATCTGCTCTCAGAGAACAAGGGCCTCAATGACGGAGATCTTGTTGTTTTCCAGGCTCGCGAGAGGCCCGCCGGACAATACTACTCTGGCTCAACAAAGATTGGAGACATCCGAAATCTGCTATGGAAGTCACTTATCGATGCAGGTTATATGGAGACACCGCGACTCGGCGAGCCAGGATCGCTCCAGTTTGCTTGGGTGACAGAGTTTCCCATGTTCAAGCCGGTTGAAGAGGGCGAGCCAGGCCAAGAGGGCGCGGCGggaattgctgctgctcaccACCCCTTCACAGCACCCCTCTCTCAGAAAGATCTAGAATTGCTCTTCACCGATCCGCTAGAAGCAAAGAGCGCTGCATACGACTTGGTTCTCAACGGTGTCGAAATTGGCGGAGGCAGCGTGCGTAACCACATTGCCGATGTCCAAGATTTCATCATGCGAGACGTTTTGAAGATGACCGATAAGAGGATCAAGGATTTTGCTCACCTGTTTGAGGCTCTCCGCTCAGGATGCCCTCCTCATGCTGGGTTTGCGCTCGGATTTGATCGTTTTGCTGCTCTGATGACTGGCACACCAACTGTTCGAGATGTCATTGCGTTTCCCAAGACGATGAAGGGAGAAGACCCCTTTGTGCAGTCACCTAGCAAGCTCAGCAATGAGCAGCTTGCCCCATATGGCCTACAACTTGGCTCGAAATCTTCATAA
- a CDS encoding uncharacterized protein (TransMembrane:1 (o6-27i)) — translation MDRCPIWPQISPLLPNAGIVLTLILVAPLTDFSKELMAADCVWGWYSRFFGLAGLRDNRQVDG, via the coding sequence ATGGACAGATGCCCCATATGGCCTCAGATATCACCATTGCTGCCCAACGCTGGAATCGTCCTCACCTTGATCTTGGTCGCCCCCTTGACGGACTTCTCGAAAGAGCTCATGGCTGCGGACTGCGTCTGGGGCTGGTATTCGAGATTCTTCGGGCTCGCAGGCCTGCGCGACAATCGTCAGGTCGATGGATAA
- a CDS encoding uncharacterized protein (BUSCO:EOG092D3OHP): MSRPGGTSTVSMRHASNNSSAAFISAPLPPVDNDEACPVCKTTRYFNKDMEFRINTECYHRMCKTCVERIFKDGPNQCPYAGCHKTLRLRGFKTAFFGDLGVEREVDIRRRVAAVFNKAEDDFESLDAYNDYLYMVECLTGDLVNGSDEARKKAEVQLAEWEAQHKAEIERNRKLARESDESRQKRLAAEQEAARQRRRQELQEDAEEKANAARFREEMLNSLQNAELGHAAEAVDKVLLKKRGQQKRDATLDAVAALGGSGLSIRGLRDKRAPVADDKPYDPFGGLDLAPQRVDLASENLPQYKSEWLDITRVKEDYIVGGYSSDEYLTRALFEAFSGLGVFIEDDKDTRENATVAASLEAAAAVSVGGKMDVDDIF, translated from the coding sequence ATGTCTCGGCCAggcggcaccagcaccgtcTCGATGCGCCACGCCTCCAACaactcctccgccgccttcATCTCCGCGCCCCTGCCGCCCGTCGACAACGACGAAGCCTGTCCCGTGTGCAAAACCACCCGCTACTTCAACAAGGACATGGAGTTCCGCATCAACACCGAGTGCTACCACCGCATGTGCAAGACGTGCGTCGAGCGCATCTTCAAGGACGGCCCCAACCAGTGCCCCTATGCGGGCTGCCACAAGACGCTGCGGCTGAGGGGCTTCAAGACTGCCTTCTTCGGCGACTTGGGCGTCGAGCGGGAGGTGGATATCAGGAGGAgggtggcggcggtgttCAACAAGGCTGAGGACGACTTTGAAAGCCTGGACGCGTACAACGACTATCTCTACATGGTGGAATGCCTCACAGGCGACCTCGTCAACGGAAGCGACGAGGCGAGGAAAAAAGCAGAGGTCCAGCTCGCCGAGTGGGAGGCCCAGCACAAGGCCGAAATCGAACGCAACCGCAAACTCGCCCGCGAATCCGACGAGTCACGGCAGAAGCGCCTCGCCGCGGAGCAAGAAGCCGCTCGCCAGCGCCGCAGACAAGAACTGCAAGAGGACGCCGAGGAGAAGGCCAACGCTGCGCGGTTCCGCGAAGAGATGCTCAATTCCCTGCAGAACGCAGAGCTCGGACATGCCGCGGAAGCCGTCGACAAGGTGCTGCTCAAGAAGCGAGGACAGCAGAAGCGCGACGCCACGCTGGATGCTGTTGCCGCGCTGGGAGGCAGCGGCCTGTCGATTCGCGGCCTGAGAGACAAGCGAGCCCCTGTGGCGGACGACAAGCCGTACGATCCGTTTGGCGGCCTGGATCTGGCGCCGCAGAGAGTTGATTTGGCCAGCGAGAATTTGCCGCAGTACAAGAGCGAGTGGCTCGACATTACGCGCGTAAAGGAAGATTACATTGTGGGCGGATACAGTTCGGACGAGTACCTCACGAGAGCCCTGTTTGAAGCCTTTTCTGGCTTGGGAGTCTTCATTGAGGATGATAAAGATACCCGAGAAAATGCGACGGTGGCGGCTTctttggaggctgctgcggcggtgTCGGTTGGTGGGAAGATGGACGTGGATGATATATTCTGA
- a CDS encoding uncharacterized protein (EggNog:ENOG41), whose translation MADKDPSPAEDAAARKKEAEEQAALPYKWSQTIGELDLSFNVPGNYKSRDLVVDIKKLSIIAGAKGQEPIIKGDLPHAIRVDDSTWTLSTNSDGTKIVEIHLDKVNKMEWWPHVVTSAPTIDVTKIQPENSKLSDLDGETRGMVEKMMFDQRQKEQGLPSSDEQKKMDILKKFQEQHPEMDFSKAKIQ comes from the exons ATGGCTGATAAAG ATCCCTCCCCCGCCGAAGACGCTGCCGCGCGCAAgaaggaggccgaggagcAGGCTGCGCTGCCTTACAAATGGAGCCAGACCATCGGCGAGCTGGACCTCTCCTTCAACGTGCCCGGAAACTACAAATCAAGAGATCTCGTCGTCGATATCAAGAAGTTGTCCATTATTGCGGGTGCCAAGGGACAAGAGCCCATCATCAAG GGCGACCTCCCCCACGCGATCCGCGTTGACGATTCGACTTGGACCCTATCCACCAACTCCGACGGCACCAAGATTGTCGAGATCCACCTTGACAAGGTCAACAAGATGGAATGGTGGCCGCACGTCGTCACCAGCGCGCCCACCATCGATGTCACCAAGATCCAGCCCGAGAACTCAAAGCTCTCTGACCTCGACGGCGAGACTAGGGGTATGgttgagaagatgatgttcGACCAGCGACAGAAGGAACAAGGCCTGCCCTCGTCAGAcgagcagaagaaaatggaTATCCTCAAGAAGTTCCAGGAACAGCACCCGGAGATGGATTTtagcaaggccaagatccagtaa
- a CDS encoding uncharacterized protein (EggNog:ENOG41), with product MATGRQNRADRLNERLRGAQRANVDDESFSLDINSLNISGLAIASSVASASSPAANAKYSPTTSAKRRKLGKNAIATTSPEQAPSPTPTRRRVRRQLPTNPSSELPDAPSEPVLDPDEMDEDEPTPRARRIRITQPSSSARSTIPMIIEEDEDELENLPPHPGAISAALLQSPSARRSEKTIEEVAESPADAPGSGKRRRVPVSETMSSSIKLMGVISSDDGIPMPSSPLVNKLRRSDAASSRRSAATVYGQEASNLADELSSDGFPQQAEIEEDELMEASNLVIEESTTLQEEEGEEEEDDQGQEQENAEESDEEETPKPQRTKQTRRPREPSPELGSQPLEDIQEESETEPESEIQQEPEPEPESDPELERGEETEDEAEVEETVLPTPPKRKRGRPSKSPTIQKQPTIKPKPVKTRKRVQAQPEYANENEEPRPRPKKARTKKRHSDQSEGDGGMIEITVQRFVNLKKRSNEDDDLDPLQNETAFMNHGGESVIDVFAQVCDEVISTTLEQLQEVSASAEDLAKKKEYRIKTRAIEAYREELKSRFLQHAIHLNHWHSLRKRLRHVQKEKMALREDIMRIKAEREQVALRMDAIRIKHEADTRESKYCLDASSLMHDVELAVEQGREAPELSRAAQKEAELANLELLVTRVSEQASSSSFTGGILRQVRDFNSFLERAAMALESR from the exons ATGGCTACAG GACGACAAAACCGAGCGGATCGCCTGAATGAGCGTCTTCGCGGTGCTCA GCGCGCCAACGTGGACGACGAATCTTTCAGTCTCGACATCAACAGCCTCAACATATCCGGCCTTGCCATTGCATCATCAGTCGCATCAGCCTCTAGTCCCGCCGCCAATGCTAAATACTCCCCTACTACCTcggcaaaaagaaggaaattGGGCAAAAATGCAATCGCCACAACTTCTCCGGAGCAAGCGCCAAGCCCTACCCCTACACGACGGAGAGTCCGACGTCAGCTACCTACAAACCCGTCGAGTGAACTCCCAGATGCGCCAAGCGAACCAGTGCTGGATCccgatgagatggacgaggatgaaCCTACGCCTAGAGCTCGCAGAATCCGAATAACACAACCCTCTAGCTCAGCAAGATCAACCATTCCTATGATtatagaagaagacgaggatgagctCGAAAATCTGCCGCCACACCCCGGTGCCATATCGGCTGCGCTGTTGCAATCGCCTTCGGCGCGCAGATCCGAGAAGACGATCGAAGAAGTAGCAGAGTCTCCTGCAGATGCGCCAGGAAGCGGAAAGCGGCGGCGCGTGCCCGTTAGCGAGACTATGAGTTCTAGCATTAAGCTGATGGGTGTGATATCTTCGGATGATGGGATCCCCAtgccttcatctcctctcgTGAATAAGCTGCGCCGTAGCGACGCAGCCTCATCAAGGAGATCGGCTGCGACAGTAtatggccaagaagcgagCAACCTAGCTGATGAGCTGTCTTCTGACGGCTTTCCCCAACAAGCTGAaatcgaagaagatgagtTGATGGAGGCTTCTAATTTGGTCATTGAAGAAAGCACAACGTtacaagaggaagagggggaggaggaggaagatgatcaGGGACAGGAACAGGAGAACGCCGAGGaatctgatgaagaagaaacgcCGAAACCTCAAAGgacaaaacaaacaaggaGACCACGAGAACCGTCTCCAGAATTGGGCTCACAGCCATTGGAGGACATACAGGAAGAATCGGAGACCGAACCAGAGTCGGAAATACAGCAAGAACCAGAACCTGAACCGGAGTCTGATCCTGAGCTGGAAAGAGGGGAAGAAACCGAGGACGAagctgaagttgaagaaaccGTATTACCAACTCCTCCCAAACGAAAGCGTGGGCGCCCCAGCAAGAGCCCGACTATCCAGAAGCAACCTACTATTAAACCAAAACCCGTTAAAACAAGGAAGCGAGTCCAAGCACAACCAGAATATGCCAATGAGAACGAAGAGCCTCGGCCCCGGCCCAAAAAGgcaagaacaaagaaaagacatAGCGACCAGAGCGAAGGCGACGGTGGGATGATTGAAATCACGGTCCAGCGTTTCGTCAACCTTAAGAAGCGCAGcaacgaggatgacgatCTGGATCCGCTACAGAACGAGACGGCGTTTATGAACCACGGAGGAGAAAGCGTTATCGACGTATTCGCTCAGGTTTGCGACGAGGTGATCTCGACGACCTtggagcagcttcaagaggTGTCTGCGAGTGCGGAAGATTTggcgaaaaagaaggagTATCGCATCAAGACGCGAGCTATAGAGGCTTACAGAGAAGAGCTCAAATCTCGGTTCCTTCAGCAT GCCATCCACTTGAATCACTGGCACTCCTTGCGCAAGCGGCTTAGGCATGTccaaaaggagaagatggctctGCGCGAGGACATTATGCGTATCAAAGCTGAGAGAGAGCAGGTTGCTCTCCGGATGGATGCTATCAGAATCAAGCATGAAGCCGATACTAGAGAATCAAAG TATTGTCTTGATGCATCCTCTCTTATGCATGATGTAGAACTTGCGGTAGAGCAGGGCAGGGAGGCACCGGAGCTTTCGCGCGCAGCACAAAAGgaggccgagctggccaaTCTCGAGCTGCTTGTGACTCGCGTATCGGAGCAGGCTAGCTCGTCCAGCTTCACAGGCGGGATTCTCAGACAGGTCAGAGACTTTAACTCATTCTTAGAGCGGGCTGCCATGGCACTTGAATCACGATGA
- a CDS encoding uncharacterized protein (EggNog:ENOG41~SECRETED:SignalP(1-26)), with translation MHGTLLGWWWGKKVMPWDYDADVQVTEADMYFLAAYHNMTTYYYKYGDMEKGRYFQLEINPYFKHREQDDTLNVIDGRWIDMQNGLYIDITAARYNLDHEEGEGVLYDKYGHEYRDTYVFPLRDTTFEGVPCKIPYRYQDMLQAEYGKKALSKTEFHDHRFDDEAMKWVAIEKPPAEEEAEAQKDL, from the exons ATGCATGGCACTCTTCTCGGGTGGTGGTGGGGGAAGAAG GTTATGCCATGGGACTATGATGCGGATGTTCAAGTCACAGAGGCAGACATGTACTTTCTTGCTGCTTATCACAACATGACTACTTACTATTATAAGTACGGCGACATGGAGAAGGGCCGCTACTTCCAGCTTGAGATCAACCCATACTTTAAGCACCGAGAACAAGACGACACCCTTAATGTCATTGATGGCCGATGGATTGATATGCAGAATGGACTATACATCGACATTACTGCAGCGAGATATAACTTGGAtcatgaagaaggagagggcgTTTTATACGACAAATATGGCCATGAGTATCGG GATACATACGTCTTTCCTCTACGAGACACGACTTTTGAGGGAGTGCCTTGCAAGATCCCCTATCGTTATCAGGACATGTTGCAGGCTGAATACGGGAAGAAGGCTTTGTCAAAGACAGAATTTCACGA CCATCGTTTCGACGATGAAGCAATGAAATGGGTTGCCATTGAGAAGCCACcggccgaggaggaggcggaggcacAGAAGGATTTGTAG
- a CDS encoding uncharacterized protein (EggNog:ENOG41), whose amino-acid sequence MKPWTISLKRAVSTATWAALAWPISAAPFGEPSKVTVPKYFYEASYDVHYDARFAHGLLEDPEQREAIKVLVQTYLATFRDLGVQTWLMHGTLLGWWWGKKVMPWDYDADVQVTEADMYFLAAYHNMTTYYYKYGDMEKGRYFQLEINPYFKHREQDDTLNVIDGRWIDMQNGLYIDITAARYNLDHEEGEGVLYDKYGHEYRDTYVFPLRDTTFEGVPCKIPYRYQDMLQAEYGKKALSKTEFHDHRFDDEAMKWVAIEKPPAEEEAEAQKDL is encoded by the exons ATGAAGCCCTGGACGATCAGCCTCAAGCGTGCTGTTTCCACAGCCACATGGGCAGCGTTAGCATGGCCCATTAGTGCTGCTCCTTTTGGAGAGCCCAGCAAGGTTACCGTACCCAAATACTTCT ACGAAGCTTC CTACGATGTCCACTATGATGCTCGGTTCGCCCACGGACTGCTCGAAGACCCCGAGCAGAGAGAGGCCATCAAGGTCCTGGTGCAGACGTATCTGGCAACGTTCAGAGATTTGGGTGTTCAGACATGGCTGATGCATGGCACTCTTCTCGGGTGGTGGTGGGGGAAGAAG GTTATGCCATGGGACTATGATGCGGATGTTCAAGTCACAGAGGCAGACATGTACTTTCTTGCTGCTTATCACAACATGACTACTTACTATTATAAGTACGGCGACATGGAGAAGGGCCGCTACTTCCAGCTTGAGATCAACCCATACTTTAAGCACCGAGAACAAGACGACACCCTTAATGTCATTGATGGCCGATGGATTGATATGCAGAATGGACTATACATCGACATTACTGCAGCGAGATATAACTTGGAtcatgaagaaggagagggcgTTTTATACGACAAATATGGCCATGAGTATCGG GATACATACGTCTTTCCTCTACGAGACACGACTTTTGAGGGAGTGCCTTGCAAGATCCCCTATCGTTATCAGGACATGTTGCAGGCTGAATACGGGAAGAAGGCTTTGTCAAAGACAGAATTTCACGA CCATCGTTTCGACGATGAAGCAATGAAATGGGTTGCCATTGAGAAGCCACcggccgaggaggaggcggaggcacAGAAGGATTTGTAG